A window from Gossypium raimondii isolate GPD5lz chromosome 7, ASM2569854v1, whole genome shotgun sequence encodes these proteins:
- the LOC105789079 gene encoding U-box domain-containing protein 4: MEAAADNQSPSSSDVDVTPRGASSAVLRALQLIQYDDSDSKLQAAKEIRRLTKTSQRCRRLLAEAVIPLVSMLRVDSPQSHHESALLALLNLAVKDERNKMSIVEAGALDHVIRFLQSENINLQESATAALLTLSASISNKPIIGASGAIPLLVNILKHGTTQAKVDAVMALSNLSTYTDNLTVIIETDPVPSVVTLLKSSKRSSKTAEKCCSVIESMVGFDEGRTALAAEDGGVLAVVEVLENGTRQAREHAVGALLTICESDRCKYRELILKEGVIPGLLELTVQGTPKSQTKAQTLLRLLRETPYPRSEFQPDTLENIVCNIISQIDSDEQSSKAKKMLAEMVQVSMEQSLRHLQQRALVCTPTDL, translated from the exons ATGGAAGCCGCCGCCGACAATCAGAGCCCTTCTTCATCGGACGTTGATGTCACGCCACGTGGGGCAAGCTCAGCCGTCCTTCGAGCTCTTCAATTAATCCAATACGACGATTCCGATTCCAAGCTACAAGCCGCTAAGGAAATCCGTCGGCTCACCAAAACTTCCCAAAGGTGTCGCCGGTTACTTGCTGAAGCTGTTATCCCTCTCGTTTCTATGCTCCGAGTCGACTCACCTCAGTCCCACCATGAGTCTGCTCTTCTCGCCCTCCTTAATCTCGCCGTTAAAGACGAAAG GAATAAGATGAGTATTGTGGAAGCAGGTGCTTTAGATCATGTTATTAGATTCCTTCAAAGTGAGAATATAAACCTCCAAGAATCCGCAACCGCAGCATTGCTAACTCTATCTGCTTCGATCAGCAATAAACCGATTATTGGCGCGTCCGGTGCGATTCCTCTGCTTGTAAATATCCTTAAACATGGAACCACACAAGCAAAAGTTGATGCTGTGATGGCTTTATCCAATCTCTCAACGTACACCGATAATCTCACTGTCATTATTGAAACCGATCCCGTCCCTTCCGTGGTCACTTTACTGAAATCTTCAAAGAGATCATCAAAAACGGCTGAAAAATGTTGTTCCGTCATAGAATCCATGGTGGGGTTCGATGAAGGAAGAACAGCTTTAGCAGCTGAAGATGGTGGGGTACTAGCAGTTGTTGAAGTGCTCGAAAACGGCACTCGTCAAGCTAGGGAACATGCTGTTGGGGCTTTATTGACGATATGCGAGAGTGACCGATGTAAATATAGGGAACTGATTCTTAAAGAAGGTGTAATCCCTGGATTACTTGAACTTACAGTACAAGGAACACCGAAATCTCAGACGAAAGCTCAAACACTTTTGAGGTTACTAAGGGAGACACCGTATCCTAGGTCTGAGTTCCAACCTGATACATTAGAGAATATTGTTTGTAACATAATATCGCAGATTGATAGCGATGAACAATCGAGTAAAGCAAAGAAGATGTTGGCTGAGATGGTTCAAGTCAGTATGGAACAGAGCTTGAGACATTTACAACAAAGAGCTCTGGTTTGTACCCCAACTGATTTATGA